A DNA window from Streptomyces parvus contains the following coding sequences:
- a CDS encoding MerR family transcriptional regulator, protein MFSSYDGLCTIGELAEHLGVSVKTVRFYSDRGLLPETSRSAGGHRRYGPDAVERLGMIRSLRGLDLPVPEVRRILDEQDAHDGREEAGAGGALEDAVARRLRVLGSELAALRWREAALRLVQECPRAERPDRLRLVGAVAAPPSTASLARFWRSWLPPRMPARSVTAFLEAAVPPPPDAPRPAQVLAFARLHALVTQPCGGGAGAGSCQPRAHGVTGARASAVLYAGLAEAYDLAGAELRRGAEPSRGEALDGFVDAYASTYGAQDTPAFRRVLAGRLADDPRIDRYWELTAEVISAPGGPPEPTPGSAHDWLLAALEAQVEVAAGHGGALRGPVGEAPVSVAPA, encoded by the coding sequence GTGTTCTCGTCGTACGACGGTCTGTGCACCATCGGTGAACTGGCCGAGCACCTGGGCGTCAGCGTCAAGACCGTCCGCTTCTACTCGGACCGCGGGCTGCTGCCGGAGACGTCCCGCAGCGCCGGCGGACACCGCAGGTACGGTCCGGACGCCGTGGAGCGGCTGGGCATGATCCGCTCCCTGCGCGGCCTGGATCTGCCGGTTCCCGAAGTGCGCCGCATCCTCGACGAGCAGGACGCGCACGACGGACGGGAGGAGGCCGGGGCGGGCGGCGCACTGGAGGACGCCGTGGCCCGCCGGCTGAGGGTCCTGGGGTCCGAGCTCGCCGCGCTGCGCTGGCGGGAGGCCGCACTGAGGCTCGTACAGGAGTGCCCGCGGGCCGAACGGCCCGACCGGCTACGGCTGGTCGGTGCGGTCGCCGCCCCGCCGAGCACCGCCTCACTGGCCCGGTTCTGGCGCTCGTGGCTGCCGCCCCGGATGCCCGCCCGGTCCGTCACCGCGTTCCTGGAGGCCGCGGTTCCGCCCCCGCCCGACGCCCCCCGGCCGGCCCAGGTCCTCGCCTTCGCCCGGCTCCACGCCTTGGTGACCCAGCCGTGCGGCGGCGGGGCCGGGGCCGGCTCCTGCCAGCCCCGGGCGCACGGCGTCACGGGGGCCCGTGCGTCGGCCGTGCTGTACGCGGGCCTGGCGGAGGCGTACGACCTGGCGGGCGCGGAACTGCGCCGTGGCGCGGAGCCCTCCCGCGGTGAGGCGCTGGACGGATTCGTGGACGCGTACGCGAGCACGTACGGCGCCCAGGACACGCCCGCCTTCCGCCGCGTACTGGCAGGACGGCTCGCGGACGATCCGCGCATCGACCGGTACTGGGAGCTGACGGCCGAGGTGATCAGCGCTCCCGGGGGTCCTCCCGAGCCGACCCCGGGGTCCGCGCACGACTGGCTCCTCGCGGCCCTGGAGGCGCAGGTGGAGGTGGCGGCCGGCCACGGCGGCGCGCTGCGCGGGCCCGTCGGCGAGGCGCCGGTTTCCGTCGCGCCCGCGTAA
- a CDS encoding TetR/AcrR family transcriptional regulator produces MSNQSVSRPARGPAGPRTPRSPEARQRQQDILAIAMDTFAARGYNNASLAEIADRVGLTQAGVLHYFRSKALLLTSVLELRDQRDIEQLGPDRPQGLDFLRHLVNTALRNAEREGIVRLYAVLSAESVTDDHPAQDYFRDRYDGLRSFVADALREACELPADRTGPADNAANAIIAVMDGLQVQWLLAPESVDMAASTDLVVTSLLATLAPERFGPRTAG; encoded by the coding sequence GTGAGCAACCAGTCAGTGAGCAGACCGGCACGTGGCCCGGCGGGGCCCCGCACGCCGCGCAGCCCGGAGGCCAGGCAGCGGCAGCAGGACATCCTGGCCATCGCCATGGACACCTTCGCCGCCCGTGGCTACAACAACGCCTCGCTCGCCGAGATCGCGGACCGGGTGGGCCTCACCCAGGCCGGGGTGCTGCACTACTTCCGCTCCAAGGCCCTTCTCCTCACCAGCGTGCTCGAACTGCGCGACCAGCGTGACATCGAGCAGCTCGGCCCCGACCGCCCCCAGGGGCTGGACTTCCTGCGCCACCTGGTGAACACCGCACTGCGCAACGCGGAGCGCGAGGGCATCGTCCGGCTGTACGCGGTGCTCTCGGCGGAGTCGGTCACCGACGACCACCCCGCCCAGGACTACTTCCGCGACCGCTACGACGGGCTGCGCTCCTTCGTCGCCGATGCCCTGCGCGAGGCCTGCGAACTGCCCGCCGACCGCACGGGGCCGGCCGACAACGCGGCCAACGCCATCATCGCGGTCATGGACGGACTGCAGGTCCAGTGGCTTCTGGCCCCGGAATCCGTGGACATGGCCGCCTCGACCGATCTCGTGGTCACCTCGCTGCTGGCGACCCTCGCGCCCGAACGATTCGGCCCGCGCACGGCAGGCTGA
- a CDS encoding RICIN domain-containing protein, with amino-acid sequence MPSPTPPRLRARAAGAALVVTVAALGVNGAVTTARAADPVAQVWVTTPDGAKKLTPEGNVPFTGSPQAVDIRIDAADKGQKFTGAGASVTGASAHLLQGLPQAQRTTVLKSLFSTEGDGIGLTYLRQPLGSTDFDANTNPYTYEDTRGAFSIDRDRSQIIPVLKQATAINPAIRFMGSPWSPPAWMKTNNSLNGGSLRTEHYQTYADYLVKAIRAYGQEGITLTDLTAQNEPEFATSYPSMSMTSAQQADFLRVLDRTLTAANLPTNILAYDHNWDHPNYPLDVFARTGGIQRIIGAAFHCYGGAPAAQKQIADAGKRVFFTECSGTDSANPATTFGDTLKWHTENLVVQNMRNGGETVINWNLALDRNGGPHQGHCTNRCNGIVEIDGGQVTRNAEFYVLGHVSKFIEAGAVRIGSTSQGAGGVQNVAFQNSDGSRAAVVVNTASGAQRFSLTDSGRSLAYTLPAGAVATFAWDGSGGTTEPPVGSIDPAAWYQVRNANSGACLDAADWGTADGTALQQWACGNGANQGWQFRPTASGHYQVVNRHNAKAWDVDGGPGATADGTRVHLWSYEGGVNQQWRPEALTGTGRYRFVARHSGKCLTVDNSSTANGAGFSQHPCSGSSAQAFSLTR; translated from the coding sequence ATGCCAAGCCCCACTCCCCCGCGTTTGAGAGCGCGCGCGGCCGGTGCCGCGCTCGTCGTGACCGTCGCCGCGCTCGGCGTCAACGGCGCCGTCACCACTGCCCGGGCGGCCGACCCGGTCGCGCAGGTGTGGGTCACCACACCCGACGGGGCCAAGAAGCTCACCCCGGAAGGGAACGTCCCCTTCACCGGATCGCCGCAGGCGGTCGACATCCGGATCGACGCCGCCGACAAGGGGCAGAAATTCACGGGCGCGGGGGCCTCCGTGACGGGCGCCTCCGCCCATCTCCTCCAGGGGCTCCCCCAGGCGCAGCGCACGACGGTGCTGAAGTCGCTCTTCTCCACGGAGGGCGACGGCATCGGGCTCACCTACCTGCGCCAGCCGCTCGGCAGCACCGACTTCGACGCGAACACCAACCCGTACACCTACGAGGACACCCGGGGCGCCTTCTCCATCGACCGGGACCGGAGCCAGATCATCCCCGTCCTGAAGCAGGCCACCGCCATCAACCCGGCCATCCGCTTCATGGGCTCGCCCTGGTCGCCCCCGGCCTGGATGAAGACCAACAACTCGCTCAACGGCGGGAGTCTGCGCACCGAGCACTACCAGACCTACGCCGACTACTTGGTCAAGGCGATCAGGGCGTACGGGCAGGAGGGCATCACGCTCACCGATCTCACGGCGCAGAACGAACCGGAGTTCGCGACCAGTTACCCGTCGATGAGCATGACCTCGGCCCAGCAGGCGGACTTCCTGCGGGTCCTGGACCGGACGCTCACCGCCGCGAACCTGCCGACCAACATCCTGGCCTACGACCACAACTGGGACCACCCGAACTATCCGCTCGACGTCTTCGCCCGGACGGGCGGTATCCAGCGGATCATCGGCGCCGCGTTCCACTGCTACGGCGGGGCGCCCGCCGCGCAGAAGCAGATCGCCGACGCCGGGAAGCGGGTCTTCTTCACTGAGTGCTCCGGCACCGACAGCGCGAACCCGGCGACGACGTTCGGCGACACGCTCAAGTGGCACACCGAGAACCTCGTCGTGCAGAACATGCGCAACGGCGGCGAGACGGTCATCAACTGGAACCTCGCCCTCGACCGGAACGGCGGTCCTCACCAGGGGCACTGCACCAACCGCTGCAACGGCATCGTCGAGATCGACGGCGGACAGGTCACCCGCAACGCCGAGTTCTACGTCCTGGGCCACGTCTCGAAGTTCATCGAGGCGGGGGCGGTGCGGATCGGTTCCACCAGCCAGGGCGCCGGTGGGGTGCAGAACGTCGCCTTCCAGAACAGCGACGGCAGCCGGGCGGCCGTGGTCGTCAACACCGCGTCCGGAGCCCAGCGGTTCTCCCTGACGGACAGCGGCAGGTCGCTCGCCTACACCCTGCCCGCGGGGGCCGTCGCGACCTTCGCCTGGGACGGGAGCGGCGGAACGACCGAGCCGCCCGTGGGATCCATCGACCCCGCCGCCTGGTACCAGGTGCGCAACGCCAACAGCGGTGCCTGCCTGGACGCGGCCGACTGGGGTACGGCCGACGGAACCGCGCTGCAGCAGTGGGCCTGCGGGAACGGGGCCAACCAGGGCTGGCAGTTCCGGCCGACCGCCTCGGGCCACTACCAGGTGGTGAACCGGCACAACGCCAAGGCCTGGGACGTCGACGGCGGTCCGGGTGCGACCGCCGACGGCACCAGGGTGCATCTGTGGTCGTACGAGGGTGGTGTCAACCAGCAGTGGCGCCCGGAGGCCCTGACCGGCACCGGGCGGTACCGCTTCGTCGCCCGCCACAGCGGCAAGTGCCTCACCGTCGACAACTCCTCGACCGCCAACGGGGCCGGGTTCTCGCAGCACCCCTGCTCCGGCTCCTCGGCCCAGGCGTTCTCCCTGACCCGCTGA